The region CCGCGCCGCCGGGACCGGCTGCCGCCCCGGACCGGCCCCGGTGAGAAGGCGGTGCTCACCGGTTTCCTGGACTACCTGCGCGGGAGCGTCCTGGCCAAGGTGGACGGGGTGCCGGAGCACGACCTGCGCGCCCCCCGGGTGCCCTCGGGCACCAACCTCCTCGGGCTCGTCGAGCACCTGGCCCACGTCGAACGCTTCGTCTTCCTGGGGGAGCGGGCCCGCGACTGGCAGGCCACCTTCCACGCCGCCCCGGACGCGAGCCCGCGGGACGTCGTCCGCGGGTACCGGGAGGCCGTCGCGGCCGCCGACCGGGCCATCGCCGCCTGTCAGGACCTGGACCTGCCCGCCCACCCGGGCGGCCCGGGCGGGTCCGCGCCGTCGATGCGGTGGGCGCTGGTGCACATGATCGAGGAGACCGGCCGCCACGCCGGCCACCTCGACATCCTCCGCGAGCTGGCCGACGGGGCCACCGGCCGTTGATATCGGATTTGATAACATTCTCAGAGTTGATAACGTAAGGGCATGGCCACCGCCGACGTCCTCCTCCACCCGGTGCGGCTGCGCGTCGTGCAGTCGCTGTTCGACTCCGACCCGCTGACCACGGCGCAGCTGCGCGACCGCCTCCCCGACATCCCGCCCGCGACCCTGTACCGGCACATCGCCGTCCTGGTCGAGGCCGGCGTCCTGGAGGTGGTGGAGGAGCGCCGTGTGCGCGGGGCCGTGGAACGCGGCTACCGGCTGAGCCGGGGGCGCGTGGAGGTCGACCCCGAGGCCCGGGCCGCGATGACCGCGGACGACCACCGCCGCGCGTTCACCGCGTTCGCCGCCTCGCTGATGGCCGACTTCGACCGCTACCTCGACCACGAGGACGCCGACCCCGTCCGGGACGGCGTCGCCTACCGGCAGGCGGCGGCCTGGCTCACCGACGAGGAGCTGGCCGACCTGGTCGCCCGGATCGGCGAGCTGGTCCTGGCCGCGGCCGGGCGCGGCCCGGGCGGCGGGCGGCGGCGGCGCGTTCTCAGCTACCTGGCGGTACCCGACTCCCACCGGGGCCACGGGGCCCCGCGAGAAGGAAAGTGATCATGTCCGACACCCCCCGAACCGCGGTGGCGCCCGAGTCCGGCCGGAGGGGGCCGGCGCC is a window of Nocardiopsis changdeensis DNA encoding:
- a CDS encoding DinB family protein, whose translation is MSSAGPRRRDRLPPRTGPGEKAVLTGFLDYLRGSVLAKVDGVPEHDLRAPRVPSGTNLLGLVEHLAHVERFVFLGERARDWQATFHAAPDASPRDVVRGYREAVAAADRAIAACQDLDLPAHPGGPGGSAPSMRWALVHMIEETGRHAGHLDILRELADGATGR
- a CDS encoding helix-turn-helix domain-containing protein codes for the protein MATADVLLHPVRLRVVQSLFDSDPLTTAQLRDRLPDIPPATLYRHIAVLVEAGVLEVVEERRVRGAVERGYRLSRGRVEVDPEARAAMTADDHRRAFTAFAASLMADFDRYLDHEDADPVRDGVAYRQAAAWLTDEELADLVARIGELVLAAAGRGPGGGRRRRVLSYLAVPDSHRGHGAPREGK